A stretch of DNA from Yoonia sp. G8-12:
TACTGGAGGCCAAACGGGCAGGTGTCAGCCACCGCAACGGGGTTGGTCAGGCAAAGGACTATGCCACAAGGCTGGGATCACGCTTTGCATACGCGTCTAACGGCTTGAAGTGGTATCAGGTCGATATGACCAGCGGTGCCGAAGGTGACTTGGCGCTTCCGTTTCCTACGCCAGATGAACTCTGGGACCTAACGTTTGCCGTTCAGAACGAGTGGCGAGAGCGGTTCGGAGCCGTAGACTTCGAGACCGACGGCGGCAAGTGGGAGTTGCGCTACTACCAGCACAATGCCATCACTGCCGCGCTGGAGGCGCTGGGCAAAGGCGACAGGCGCATCCTGCTCACGCTGGCCACAGGGACGGGTAAGACATCCATCGCGTTCCAAATCGCTTGGAAGCTGTTTCAGGCTAAGTGGAACTTGACTGGCGAACCGACACGACGACCCCGCATCCTCTTCCTCGCCGACCGCAACATTCTCGCTGATCAGGCATACAACGCCTTTTCAGCATTCCCCAATGACGCTGTCACGCGCATCGACCCGGACACGATCCGTAAGAACGGTGGCAAGCCGCCCAAGAACGCAAGTCTGTTCTTTACGATTTTCCAGACATTCATGACTGGCGAAGATGAGCCGGTCTATAAACAATATGCGCCCGACTTCTTCGACTTCATCGTGATTGACGAGTGTCACCGTGGCGGAGCGAACGATCAAAGCGAATGGCGGCACCTGCTTGAATACTTCGCGCCAGCCGCACAGCTGGGTCTTACAGCTACGCCAAAACGCAAGCATAACGCTGATACCTATGCGTACTTTGGCGAGCCTGCTTATACCTATGCGCTGCGAGACGGGATCGAGGACGGCTTCCTGACGCCCTTCAAGGTGCGACAGATGGCCAGCACAATTGATGAATATGTGTACGACGGCTCCGATGATGTGATTGCTGGAGAGATCGAGACTGGCGAAGCGTTTACTGAAGGCGACTTCAACACCCGCATAATCATTCAGGATCGCGAGTTGAGCCGAGTGCAGGAGTTCATGAGGCTGATCGACCAGCGGCAGAAAACTCTCGTCTTCTGTGCAACTCAAGACCATGCCGCGCTGGTTCGCGATCTAATAAATCAGGTGAAGGAAGGCAGTAATCCAAACTACTGTCACCGCGTTACGGCCGATGATGGCGCTATTGGCGAACAGCACCTGCGGGACTTTCAAGACAACGACAAGACCATTCCAACAATCCTGACTACCTCCCAGAAGCTTTCTACTGGGGTAGATGCCCGCAACGTCCGGCACATAGTCCTAATGCGTCCAATCCGATCCATGATCGAGTTCAAGCAAATCATTGGGAGAGGCACCCGCACTTTTGAAGGGAAGGACTTCTTCACTATCTGGGACTTTGTGAAAGCGCACGAGAACTTCAATGATCCCGAATGGG
This window harbors:
- the hsdR gene encoding EcoAI/FtnUII family type I restriction enzme subunit R, with translation MNINAETEADTRAERIDPALAASGWGRNGSKVRREVICPGRIQSGGTRGKGLSADYVLIHKGQKLAVLEAKRAGVSHRNGVGQAKDYATRLGSRFAYASNGLKWYQVDMTSGAEGDLALPFPTPDELWDLTFAVQNEWRERFGAVDFETDGGKWELRYYQHNAITAALEALGKGDRRILLTLATGTGKTSIAFQIAWKLFQAKWNLTGEPTRRPRILFLADRNILADQAYNAFSAFPNDAVTRIDPDTIRKNGGKPPKNASLFFTIFQTFMTGEDEPVYKQYAPDFFDFIVIDECHRGGANDQSEWRHLLEYFAPAAQLGLTATPKRKHNADTYAYFGEPAYTYALRDGIEDGFLTPFKVRQMASTIDEYVYDGSDDVIAGEIETGEAFTEGDFNTRIIIQDRELSRVQEFMRLIDQRQKTLVFCATQDHAALVRDLINQVKEGSNPNYCHRVTADDGAIGEQHLRDFQDNDKTIPTILTTSQKLSTGVDARNVRHIVLMRPIRSMIEFKQIIGRGTRTFEGKDFFTIWDFVKAHENFNDPEWDGEPLEPEPPTGPRVPSDPPTVVNGEPPAPGGDGPDDAPREKIEVALSDGTIRKIRYVASTTYWSADGKPISAAEFLKRLFGDLSVIVGDEDQLRKVWSDPDNREHFLGQLSDRGYDQDRLDDIRLLVDAPESDLFDVLSYILFTNAPKTRRDRAEGVREGRIDTFDEETQQLLMIILKAYEADGESELATKKLGQFLVARYGSIGEGKEKLGGLAAVSAAFRKMQLTLYAD